The proteins below are encoded in one region of candidate division TA06 bacterium B3_TA06:
- a CDS encoding DNA methyltransferase — protein sequence MSEKTFTERVVEAIKRIPKGKVATYGQIAMMAGNYRGARQVVRVLHSMSEKEGLSWHRVINSKGTISLTGEGYRIQKQLLKAEGITLDEQGKIDFDRFLWKP from the coding sequence ATGAGTGAGAAAACTTTTACCGAACGGGTGGTTGAGGCGATCAAGCGCATCCCCAAGGGCAAGGTGGCAACATACGGGCAGATTGCCATGATGGCCGGCAACTACCGGGGAGCAAGACAGGTGGTCAGGGTCCTTCATTCCATGTCAGAAAAGGAGGGCCTGTCCTGGCACAGGGTGATAAACTCCAAAGGCACCATCTCACTCACCGGAGAGGGGTACAGAATCCAGAAGCAGTTGCTGAAAGCGGAGGGCATCACCCTTGACGAGCAGGGCAAGATAGACTTCGACCGTTTCTTGTGGAAGCCATAA
- a CDS encoding MBL fold metallo-hydrolase — translation MKRTILAILATALIAGCRANKKEQVMDEEIETTGIEGLKITVVYDNRLWKEGLEPAWGFACVIEGLDKTILFDTGGDGEILMSNVKKLEIDPKQVDMVVLSHEHGDHVGGLASFLSANPNVTVYVLRSFPPSIKNEAKGHGAEVVEVAGPARISEHALSTGEMGIMIKEQSLVIPTDRGLIAITGCAHPGVVKIVEKAKELTDEEVLLVMGGFHLLGHSDAQLKKIISQFKELGVRYAAPCHCSGDRAIELFAQHYKDRFLKIGVGRTVELSSLE, via the coding sequence GTGAAAAGGACTATCTTAGCGATCTTAGCAACGGCGTTGATCGCCGGTTGCCGTGCAAACAAAAAGGAGCAAGTCATGGATGAGGAGATCGAGACGACAGGTATCGAGGGCCTCAAGATAACCGTCGTCTACGACAATCGGTTATGGAAGGAAGGTCTTGAGCCGGCCTGGGGGTTTGCCTGTGTGATCGAAGGATTGGATAAAACGATCCTCTTCGATACAGGCGGCGACGGCGAGATACTTATGTCCAACGTGAAAAAGCTGGAGATCGATCCCAAGCAAGTGGACATGGTTGTGCTTTCCCACGAGCACGGGGACCATGTAGGCGGGCTGGCAAGCTTCCTTTCCGCAAACCCCAACGTTACTGTTTACGTTCTGAGGTCTTTCCCCCCGAGTATCAAGAACGAGGCAAAAGGACACGGTGCAGAAGTCGTTGAAGTAGCTGGACCGGCAAGGATCTCTGAGCACGCCCTCTCCACCGGCGAGATGGGAATCATGATAAAGGAACAGTCCCTTGTAATACCCACAGATAGAGGTTTGATAGCGATCACCGGCTGCGCGCATCCCGGCGTGGTAAAGATCGTCGAAAAGGCAAAAGAGCTTACAGATGAGGAGGTGTTGCTGGTGATGGGCGGGTTCCATCTTTTAGGCCACAGCGATGCTCAACTTAAGAAAATCATCTCTCAGTTCAAGGAACTAGGTGTGCGCTATGCCGCGCCCTGCCATTGCTCAGGCGACCGAGCGATAGAGCTGTTTGCACAGCACTACAAGGATAGATTCTTAAAGATCGGCGTGGGCCGAACTGTTGAGCTGTCAAGCCTTGAGTAG
- a CDS encoding GNAT family N-acetyltransferase, translated as MRIERLTRKDVGKIEEIDRSEIVRRGYKYEGGKLKSMSVHWDAPGWSPEHFKKVMDKTAFEVDRGGVFLGALDGDRLAGFAVLGHKFRGDNLDMLQLVYLHVSRAYRKQGIATRLMAEAEQLAKKRGARYLYVSSVPSESAVGFYLHEGCRLAEKVDPELYALEPEDIHLIKER; from the coding sequence GATCGCTCTGAGATAGTGAGAAGGGGATACAAGTATGAAGGTGGGAAGCTAAAATCGATGTCGGTTCACTGGGATGCCCCTGGCTGGAGCCCCGAACACTTCAAAAAGGTGATGGACAAGACCGCATTTGAGGTGGATCGTGGAGGCGTGTTCCTGGGCGCGCTGGACGGCGACCGGCTGGCAGGATTTGCCGTGCTTGGCCATAAATTCAGAGGAGACAACCTGGATATGTTGCAGCTAGTCTATCTACATGTGAGCAGAGCTTACCGTAAACAAGGCATCGCCACCAGGTTGATGGCTGAAGCGGAGCAGCTGGCCAAGAAGCGAGGTGCCAGATACCTTTATGTGTCGTCCGTTCCCTCCGAGTCTGCGGTGGGGTTTTATCTTCACGAAGGCTGCAGACTGGCGGAAAAGGTCGATCCGGAGCTTTACGCTCTGGAACCGGAGGATATTCATCTTATCAAGGAACGTTGA